TGGAGCAGGACGAGCAGGGGCGCGCGGTGTACGTCGAGCACCACCGCACCCTCGGCGACCGGGTCCGCGACGTGGTGGCGGGCGGCTTCCGCCTGGTCGACCTGGTCGAGCCGGAGTGGCCCGAGTGGAACAGCCAGGAGTGGGGCGGCTGGTCCCCGCTGCGCGGCAACCTGATCCCGGGCACCGCGATCTTCGTGTGCGAGAGGGCCTGATCCCTTGATCCGCCAGGCCGCCCTCGACGCCCTCCCCGTAAGAGAGGCCGTGCCCGCGCTGGTCTCCGCGCTGGACGGCCACGGCGCCGCGGTGCTCTGCGCCCCGCCCGGCACCGGCAAGACCACGCTGGTGCCGCTGGTGCTGGCGGGACTGGTGGGCGGTGGGCCCCGGCGCCGTGTCGTGGTCGCCGAGCCGCGGCGGATCGCCGCCCGGGCCGCGGCCCGGCGCATGGCCTGGCTGCTGGGCGAGGCCGTCGGCTGCTCGGTCGGCTTCACGGTGCGCGGGGAGCGGGTGGCGGGTCCCGGCACGGTGGTGGAGGTGGTCACCACCGGGGTGCTGCTCCAGCGGCTCCAGCGCGACCAGGAGCTGGCCGGCGTGGACGTGGTGGTCCTGGACGAGTGCCACGAGCGGCACCTGGACGCCGACACGGTCGCCGCCTTCCTCCTCGACGTACGGGAGACGCTGCGCCCGGAGCTCCGGCTCGTGGCGGCTTCGGCGACGACCGACGCGGCCGTGTGGGCGCGCGTACTCGGTCGCGGCGGTCCCGGCGACGCGCCGGTGGTGGAGGCCGCGGGGGTCTCGTACCCGGTGGAGACCGTGTGGGCCCCGCCGGCCCGGCCGGTGCGGCCCCCGCACGGGATGCGGGTGGATCCGGCGCAGCTGACGCACGTGGCCTCGGTGGTGCGGCGGGCCCTGGCGGAGCGCGAGGGAGACGTCCTGTGCTTCCTGCCCGGCGTCGGCGAGATCGCCCGCGTCGCCGGGCAGCTGGGCGGTGTGGACGCGGAGGTGCTGCAGGTCCACGGCCGGGCCCCGGCGGCCGTGCAGGACGCGGCGCTGACGGCCTCGGACCACCGCCGGGTGATCCTTTCCACCGCGGTGGCGGAGTCGAGCCTGACCGTTCCCGGGGTACGGGTGGTCGTGGACTCGGGGCTGGCCCGCGAGCCCCGGGTGGACCACGCCCGGGGGCTGGGCGCGCTGGCGACCGTACGGGCCTCCCGCGCGGCCGGGCGGCAGCGGGCGGGCCGGGCCGGACGTGAGGGGCCGGGCGCGGTGTACCGCTGCTGGGCCGAGGCGGAGGACGGCCGGCTGCCCGCGTTCCCCTCGCCGGAGATACGCATCGCCGACCTGGCGCAGTTCGCGTTGCAGGCGGCGTGCTGGGGCGACCCGGACGCGTCCGGGCTGGCGCTGCCGGATCCGCCGCCGGCCGGCGCCATGGCCGCGGCGCGGGAGGTGCTGGTGGCCGTCGGCGCGGTGGACGCCGCCGGCCGGCCGACCCCGCGCGGCCTGCGGATGGCCCGGCTGGGGCTGCACCCGCGGCTGGCCCGCGCCCTGCTGGACGGCTCGGCCGCGCTCGGTGCCCGGCGGGCGGCGGAGCTGGTGGCCCTGCTCAGCGAGGAGCCGCCGCGCGAGTACGGGGACGACCTGGCCGCGGCCTGGCGGCGGGCCCGCGCGGGCGGCGACGGCTACGCGCCCCGCTGGCGCGCGGAGGCCCGCCGGCTGGAGCGCGCGGCCGGCGCGGACCCTGCGGGGCTCTCCCCCACCCCGCCCCTTCCCGAAGCCGGGGCTGGCGACCCCGGCCGCCGCTCCCGGGGCCCCGCCCCGGACCCGTCGGGGGCTCCGGGGCGGAGCCCCAGCGGCGGCGCCACACCCGATGACCTCGCCGCCGGGCTCGTCTCCGCACTCGCGTTCCCCGAGCGGGTGGCCAAGGCCAAAGGGGAGCACGCCTTCCTCATGGCCAACGGCACCGGAGCCGAGCTCACCGATGGCTCACCGCTGCGCCGCGCGCCCTGGCTGGCCGTCGCCGTCGCCGACAGGCCCCCGCACTCCGCCTCCGCACGGATCCGGCTGGCCGCGGTCATCGACGAGGACACCGCCCTGGCCGCCGCCGCCCACCTGCGGACCGAGGACGAAGAGGTGCACTGGGAGGACGGGGACCTGATCGCCCGCGCGGCGCAGCGGCTGGGGGCGATCGAGCTGGCCGTGCGCCCGCTGCGCACC
Above is a genomic segment from Streptomyces sp. NBC_01233 containing:
- a CDS encoding ATP-dependent RNA helicase, producing the protein MIRQAALDALPVREAVPALVSALDGHGAAVLCAPPGTGKTTLVPLVLAGLVGGGPRRRVVVAEPRRIAARAAARRMAWLLGEAVGCSVGFTVRGERVAGPGTVVEVVTTGVLLQRLQRDQELAGVDVVVLDECHERHLDADTVAAFLLDVRETLRPELRLVAASATTDAAVWARVLGRGGPGDAPVVEAAGVSYPVETVWAPPARPVRPPHGMRVDPAQLTHVASVVRRALAEREGDVLCFLPGVGEIARVAGQLGGVDAEVLQVHGRAPAAVQDAALTASDHRRVILSTAVAESSLTVPGVRVVVDSGLAREPRVDHARGLGALATVRASRAAGRQRAGRAGREGPGAVYRCWAEAEDGRLPAFPSPEIRIADLAQFALQAACWGDPDASGLALPDPPPAGAMAAAREVLVAVGAVDAAGRPTPRGLRMARLGLHPRLARALLDGSAALGARRAAELVALLSEEPPREYGDDLAAAWRRARAGGDGYAPRWRAEARRLERAAGADPAGLSPTPPLPEAGAGDPGRRSRGPAPDPSGAPGRSPSGGATPDDLAAGLVSALAFPERVAKAKGEHAFLMANGTGAELTDGSPLRRAPWLAVAVADRPPHSASARIRLAAVIDEDTALAAAAHLRTEDEEVHWEDGDLIARAAQRLGAIELAVRPLRTPDPALVRAALLDGLRSEGLGLLRWSPDAQALRARLGFLHRTLGGAWPDVEEDGALLDRADDWLEPELSRARHRADLGRIDAGQALNRLLPWSTGEAARLDELAPERLEVPSGSRIRLDYSAEHGQPVLAVKLQELFGLAETPKVAGVPVLVHLLSPAGRPAAVTADLASFWQGGYRAVRAELRGRYPKHPWPEDPATAEPTRHTNARLRR